In Reinekea thalattae, a genomic segment contains:
- the fabV gene encoding enoyl-ACP reductase FabV: MVIKPKIRGFICTTAHPVGCAKNVQEQIDYVASHKTDVDGPKNVLVIGCSNGYGLASRITSAFGFNANTLGVMFEKEPTERRTASAGWYNTVAFEKAAAEKGLYAESLNVDAFSNEAKQDAIAKIKQNMGKVDLVVYSLGAPRRKDPNTGDIYSSTLKPIGEEVTRKNLNTDTREVSDITLEPANDDEIFNTVKVMGGEDWEMWMDALAEADVLAEGVKTTAYTYIGKDLTWPIYGGATIGKAKEDLDRAAKAISAKLEGSLGGKGYVSVLKALVTQSSSAIPVMPLYISALYKVMKEEGTHEGCIEQIFGLFYKEIYADGALNLDSTGRIRMEDNELKDSVQSKVADIWAKVNSDNLDELTDFSGYQNEFYRLFGFGFDDVDYDADVNPIV, from the coding sequence ATGGTCATCAAGCCCAAAATTCGAGGTTTTATTTGTACAACAGCTCATCCAGTCGGTTGTGCAAAAAACGTTCAAGAACAGATCGACTATGTTGCCAGTCATAAAACAGACGTTGATGGGCCAAAAAATGTATTGGTGATTGGTTGTTCAAATGGTTACGGACTTGCCTCTCGCATTACTTCTGCGTTTGGTTTTAATGCTAATACCCTAGGCGTGATGTTTGAAAAAGAGCCGACAGAACGCCGTACAGCATCCGCAGGCTGGTATAACACGGTCGCCTTCGAAAAGGCTGCTGCAGAAAAAGGCCTGTATGCAGAATCTCTTAATGTCGATGCGTTTTCTAATGAAGCCAAGCAAGATGCCATCGCCAAGATTAAACAAAACATGGGCAAGGTTGACCTTGTTGTTTACAGCCTTGGAGCGCCGCGTCGTAAAGACCCAAATACCGGTGATATTTACTCTTCAACGCTGAAGCCAATTGGTGAAGAAGTTACGCGTAAGAACCTTAATACCGATACTCGAGAAGTTTCTGATATCACGCTAGAGCCAGCAAATGATGACGAAATCTTTAACACTGTGAAAGTTATGGGTGGAGAAGATTGGGAAATGTGGATGGACGCTCTTGCTGAGGCGGATGTCTTAGCTGAAGGTGTTAAGACCACTGCCTACACGTACATCGGTAAAGATTTGACCTGGCCTATTTATGGCGGTGCCACTATCGGTAAGGCAAAAGAAGATTTGGATCGTGCTGCAAAGGCTATTTCAGCCAAACTAGAAGGCTCACTTGGCGGTAAAGGTTATGTTTCTGTATTGAAGGCTTTAGTGACTCAGTCGAGCAGCGCCATTCCTGTTATGCCACTATATATTTCGGCACTGTACAAAGTGATGAAAGAAGAGGGCACACATGAAGGCTGCATCGAGCAGATCTTTGGTCTGTTCTATAAAGAAATTTACGCCGATGGCGCGCTTAATCTAGACAGTACTGGCCGTATCCGCATGGAAGACAATGAATTGAAAGACTCCGTGCAGAGCAAAGTTGCAGACATCTGGGCCAAGGTAAACAGCGATAATTTGGACGAGTTAACCGACTTTAGCGGTTACCAGAACGAATTTTACCGCCTGTTCGGTTTTGGTTTCGACGACGTTGATTACGATGCGGATGTGAATCCGATCGTTTAG
- a CDS encoding pseudouridine synthase translates to MFRYILFNKPFRVLTQFTDDTGKATLADYIKIPDIYGAGRLDYDSEGLLLLTNNGPFIHHLMNPKFKVPKTYMVQVEGIPSAESLSQLRLGVELKDGMTRPCEAELVAQPEWLWPRTPPIRERKEIPTSWLKITITEGKNRQVRRMTAAINHPTLRLVRYAIGDLTLDQLASGESKELSEQQLYQALGIKRMTNQHSRHAKTAAPVKAATKRSDSHPHRNQRRRNQNRTGGKIRSGNR, encoded by the coding sequence ATGTTTCGGTACATCCTATTTAACAAACCCTTCCGAGTATTAACCCAGTTCACTGATGATACCGGTAAAGCCACATTGGCTGATTATATCAAAATTCCGGACATCTACGGCGCTGGACGCTTAGATTATGACTCCGAGGGGCTGTTACTTTTAACAAATAATGGACCATTCATCCACCACTTAATGAATCCAAAATTTAAAGTGCCAAAGACCTATATGGTTCAGGTTGAAGGCATTCCGTCGGCTGAGAGCCTATCTCAGCTAAGGCTTGGAGTGGAACTAAAAGATGGTATGACAAGACCCTGCGAAGCTGAATTAGTGGCTCAACCTGAGTGGCTTTGGCCAAGAACGCCGCCTATTCGGGAGCGCAAAGAGATACCAACGAGTTGGCTTAAAATTACCATAACAGAAGGGAAAAACCGCCAGGTTCGGCGAATGACAGCGGCTATTAATCACCCAACACTGCGCTTGGTGCGTTATGCCATCGGGGATTTAACGTTGGATCAACTAGCCAGCGGCGAGAGTAAAGAGCTGTCGGAACAGCAGCTGTATCAGGCATTGGGGATAAAAAGAATGACAAACCAGCACAGCCGCCATGCTAAAACGGCTGCGCCAGTGAAGGCAGCGACTAAACGATCGGATTCACATCCGCATCGTAATCAACGTCGTCGAAACCAAAACCGAACAGGCGGTAAAATTCGTTCTGGTAACCGCTAA
- a CDS encoding NADP-dependent isocitrate dehydrogenase, which translates to MTDNKATIIYTETDEAPALATYSLLPIIQAFTSAADISVETRDISLAGRVIANFPEYLKEHQRIPDALAELGELATKPDANIIKLPNISASVPQLLATIDELQKQGYDLPNYPEEPSNDEEASIKARYDRIKGSAVNPVLREGNSDRRAPGSVKQYAQKNPHSMGKWSADSKSHVSSMSSGDFYDSEKSVTLKDATEFKIELHRATGEVDLLKGFAPLLAGEIIDTSVMNVAALKRFIEEQIKEAKEQGVLFSLHLKATMMKVSDPIIFGHAVSVFYKDVLTKYSAEFEAIGLDVNNGIGDLYSKMSQLPEDVQKAIQQDMDALYGQAPELAMVNSDKGITNLHVPSDVIIDASMPAMIRTSGQMWGADGKSHDTKAVIPDRCYAGVYQTTIEFCKKNGAFDPTTMGTVPNVGLMAQKAEEYGSHDKTFEVAASGTVKVIDSDGNVLLEQAVEAGDIFRMCQVKDAPIQDWVKLAVSRAKDTGWPTVFWLDKGRAHDRELIKKVEEYLTNYDTKGLDIQIMSPVDATSHALTRMKAGKNTISVTGNVLRDYLTDLFPILELGTSAKMLSIVPLMNGGGLFETGAGGSAPKHVQQFNEENHLRWDSLGEFLALAASLEHLAKRFDNDKALVLAKTLDQATAEFLETNKSPSRKVGEIDNRGSHFYLALYWADALANQQENSDLATIFKSVAENMKAEEANIVAELNSVQGKPVDIGGYYKPNTELVSEAMRPSKELNRLIEMIG; encoded by the coding sequence ATGACTGATAATAAAGCAACAATAATTTATACCGAAACGGACGAAGCCCCAGCACTGGCGACATACTCGTTATTACCCATTATTCAAGCCTTTACCAGTGCCGCTGATATCAGTGTAGAGACACGCGATATCTCATTAGCAGGTCGGGTGATTGCGAACTTTCCAGAATATTTAAAAGAGCACCAGCGTATTCCTGATGCCTTGGCCGAGTTAGGCGAGCTGGCGACCAAGCCAGACGCCAATATTATTAAACTTCCGAATATCTCAGCGTCCGTCCCTCAGCTGTTGGCAACTATCGATGAGTTGCAAAAGCAGGGCTACGATTTACCAAATTACCCTGAAGAGCCATCTAACGACGAAGAAGCCAGCATTAAAGCTCGCTATGATCGAATTAAAGGCAGTGCGGTAAACCCAGTGTTACGTGAAGGTAACTCAGATCGCCGTGCGCCAGGTTCAGTTAAGCAATATGCACAAAAAAACCCACACAGCATGGGTAAATGGAGTGCAGACTCGAAATCTCACGTTTCCAGCATGAGCTCTGGTGATTTTTACGATAGTGAAAAATCAGTCACGCTAAAAGATGCGACTGAATTTAAGATCGAATTACATCGTGCTACTGGTGAAGTCGACCTGTTAAAAGGCTTTGCGCCGCTGTTGGCAGGTGAGATTATCGATACTTCGGTCATGAATGTGGCGGCATTGAAGCGATTTATTGAAGAGCAAATTAAAGAAGCCAAAGAGCAGGGTGTGCTGTTCTCGCTGCATTTAAAAGCGACGATGATGAAGGTCAGTGATCCAATTATCTTTGGCCACGCGGTGAGTGTTTTCTATAAAGATGTACTTACTAAATACAGTGCTGAATTCGAAGCTATTGGCTTAGATGTTAACAATGGTATTGGTGATCTGTACTCGAAAATGTCGCAACTGCCAGAAGATGTACAAAAAGCGATTCAGCAGGATATGGACGCGCTTTATGGCCAAGCACCTGAGCTGGCTATGGTTAATTCCGACAAAGGCATCACCAATTTACACGTGCCGAGTGATGTGATTATCGATGCATCTATGCCTGCAATGATTCGTACTTCGGGTCAAATGTGGGGAGCAGATGGCAAGTCTCACGACACGAAAGCGGTTATTCCTGATCGTTGTTACGCGGGTGTGTATCAAACAACCATCGAATTCTGTAAGAAGAACGGTGCTTTTGACCCGACTACGATGGGCACAGTGCCTAACGTTGGTCTTATGGCTCAAAAGGCTGAAGAATACGGCTCGCACGATAAAACATTTGAAGTTGCAGCCAGTGGCACAGTTAAAGTCATCGACAGCGACGGTAACGTTCTGCTTGAACAAGCGGTCGAAGCCGGTGACATTTTCCGTATGTGCCAAGTGAAGGATGCGCCGATTCAAGATTGGGTTAAGCTTGCTGTGAGTCGTGCAAAAGATACAGGCTGGCCAACGGTATTCTGGCTCGATAAAGGTCGTGCTCATGATCGTGAGCTGATCAAGAAGGTAGAAGAGTATCTAACAAACTACGATACCAAAGGCTTAGATATCCAAATTATGAGCCCAGTCGATGCCACTTCGCACGCTCTAACTCGCATGAAAGCGGGCAAGAACACCATTTCTGTTACCGGCAACGTATTGCGTGATTACCTTACTGATTTATTCCCTATTTTAGAGTTGGGTACCTCAGCCAAGATGTTATCAATTGTACCGTTGATGAATGGTGGCGGCTTGTTTGAAACCGGAGCCGGCGGTTCTGCGCCTAAGCACGTACAGCAGTTCAACGAAGAGAACCATTTGCGTTGGGACTCTCTAGGTGAGTTTCTTGCATTAGCGGCGTCTTTAGAGCACTTGGCTAAGCGTTTTGATAACGACAAGGCATTGGTTTTAGCAAAAACACTCGACCAAGCAACGGCTGAGTTTTTAGAGACGAATAAGAGCCCATCGCGAAAAGTAGGTGAAATTGATAACCGTGGCAGTCATTTTTACTTGGCGCTTTACTGGGCTGACGCACTAGCAAATCAACAAGAAAATTCCGATCTAGCTACAATCTTTAAATCGGTTGCTGAGAATATGAAGGCTGAAGAGGCTAACATTGTAGCGGAGCTGAACTCTGTTCAGGGTAAGCCTGTAGACATTGGTGGCTATTATAAGCCGAATACGGAATTGGTTTCTGAGGCAATGCGCCCAAGCAAAGAATTGAACCGATTAATTGAGATGATTGGTTAA
- the cspD gene encoding cold shock domain-containing protein CspD, with the protein MPIGNVKWFNNVKGFGFIVSDDYKDDLFAHFSSIQMEGYKTLKAGQAVEFETVKSERGIHAVNIQPIEMEVDNKATEKANDSVTA; encoded by the coding sequence ATGCCAATAGGGAACGTAAAATGGTTCAACAACGTCAAAGGGTTTGGTTTTATTGTCAGCGATGATTATAAAGACGACCTGTTTGCACACTTCTCTTCTATTCAAATGGAAGGATATAAAACGTTGAAAGCTGGCCAAGCGGTAGAGTTTGAAACGGTTAAATCCGAACGAGGTATTCACGCTGTGAATATTCAGCCCATCGAAATGGAAGTCGACAACAAAGCCACAGAAAAAGCTAACGACTCCGTCACTGCTTAA
- the clpS gene encoding ATP-dependent Clp protease adapter ClpS: MASGTDTDDTIGVSIQSAEPELKRPSLFQVVLMNDDFTPMEFVIYVLEHFFTMNREKATQVMLNVHTKGKGICGIYTKDIAETKAALVNSFARENQHPLLCEVEEIGDN, translated from the coding sequence ATGGCTTCGGGTACCGATACAGATGACACTATAGGCGTTTCAATACAAAGCGCTGAGCCCGAACTAAAACGGCCTTCTTTGTTCCAAGTGGTATTGATGAATGATGACTTCACCCCCATGGAGTTTGTTATCTATGTGTTGGAACATTTTTTTACCATGAATCGTGAAAAAGCCACGCAAGTCATGCTAAATGTCCATACGAAGGGAAAAGGGATCTGTGGTATCTATACTAAGGATATAGCCGAAACCAAAGCAGCTCTTGTAAATAGCTTTGCGAGAGAGAACCAACACCCGCTATTGTGCGAGGTAGAGGAAATAGGTGACAACTAG